A single genomic interval of Persephonella atlantica harbors:
- a CDS encoding methyl-accepting chemotaxis protein, giving the protein MNIFNRMSIKKKVLILTALPLITTILYAFILLQQNFRLYTEQSFLENSVILSTKISAVIHEIQKERGRTAGYIGSGGEKFLIELKNQRTLTDQKIQQLKTYISKSITKVPPETQRELNKAMDMIRQIPSMRKKVDTLSIKLSQAIKFYTDINNQFLKTIGSFARNSSDAKVTKELTAYMNFLLAKEKMGIERAVLSAVFARNRFTKELYFRFVSLISQQKAFLKSFEFSAPDKFLQIYRNTVSGEDIEEVKRMEEVALRLSETGGFNIDPSYWFNRITGKINLMKKAEDEMSQILISDIGNLRSISFRKLIVISTVSLIVVSLIVFVGTVINGSISRTITKIQKQLKEIADKKDFTMKITVDTDDEMKSIADSVNYLINASRKALEQAKISAQENTSIAAELSATSLEIEKRSEEEATIVRKTTERAVSMQKPLEESVIKLDKTRSEIKKANSILKNTQQQILSLINTVQKSADEEGKIVQELENLRETTDKTKDVLKLIEDIANQTNLLALNAAIEAARAGEAGKGFAVVADEVRNLAEKSREYVENITETIVELIGEINSISEKISINSQNVSGLAQKSKSVEEDVNSVSKVMEETVKVSEDASESIKVIVREIKSIIQEIEKINQLSSANTRSVEEIAKAAEHLYSMTEQLSRILEEFQT; this is encoded by the coding sequence ATGAACATATTTAACAGAATGTCTATAAAGAAAAAAGTCCTCATCCTTACAGCTCTTCCTCTAATAACCACAATACTTTATGCATTTATACTCCTACAACAGAATTTCAGACTGTACACAGAACAGTCATTTCTTGAAAACAGTGTTATTCTGTCAACAAAAATATCGGCTGTTATACACGAAATACAGAAAGAAAGAGGAAGAACGGCAGGTTATATCGGAAGTGGAGGAGAAAAGTTTCTGATAGAGCTGAAAAATCAGAGGACTCTAACAGACCAGAAAATACAGCAGCTCAAAACCTACATCTCAAAAAGTATCACAAAAGTACCACCTGAAACTCAGAGAGAGCTAAATAAAGCAATGGATATGATAAGGCAGATTCCTTCTATGAGGAAGAAGGTTGACACACTGAGTATAAAACTGTCTCAAGCAATAAAGTTTTACACAGACATAAACAACCAGTTCCTAAAAACAATAGGCTCTTTTGCCAGAAATAGCTCAGATGCAAAAGTAACAAAAGAACTTACAGCATATATGAACTTTCTCCTTGCAAAAGAAAAAATGGGTATAGAAAGGGCTGTTCTGTCTGCTGTATTTGCCAGAAATAGATTCACAAAAGAGCTTTATTTTAGATTTGTCTCACTGATAAGCCAGCAGAAAGCATTCCTCAAGTCTTTTGAGTTCTCAGCTCCTGATAAATTTCTCCAGATATACAGAAATACTGTATCTGGAGAAGATATAGAAGAAGTAAAAAGAATGGAGGAAGTTGCTCTCAGATTATCAGAAACAGGAGGATTTAATATAGATCCATCATACTGGTTCAACAGAATAACAGGTAAGATAAACCTTATGAAAAAAGCAGAAGATGAGATGTCCCAGATACTGATATCAGATATTGGTAATCTCAGGTCTATCTCTTTCAGGAAGCTGATTGTTATCTCTACAGTCTCTCTTATTGTGGTATCACTCATAGTATTCGTAGGCACTGTTATCAACGGCTCTATAAGCAGAACTATAACAAAGATACAAAAACAGCTAAAAGAGATAGCAGATAAAAAAGATTTCACCATGAAGATAACAGTTGACACAGATGATGAGATGAAAAGTATTGCAGACTCTGTGAACTATCTGATAAACGCATCAAGAAAAGCACTGGAACAGGCAAAAATATCGGCACAGGAAAACACGTCTATTGCCGCAGAACTTTCTGCAACATCATTGGAGATAGAAAAAAGGTCAGAGGAAGAGGCTACCATCGTAAGAAAAACAACAGAAAGGGCAGTTTCAATGCAGAAACCACTTGAAGAATCTGTGATAAAACTCGATAAAACAAGGAGCGAAATAAAAAAAGCAAACAGCATACTGAAAAATACGCAGCAGCAGATTCTCAGTCTGATAAATACTGTTCAAAAGAGTGCAGATGAGGAAGGAAAAATTGTTCAGGAACTTGAAAACCTGAGAGAAACGACAGACAAAACAAAGGATGTTTTGAAACTTATAGAGGATATAGCAAATCAGACAAACCTTCTTGCACTAAACGCAGCTATAGAAGCAGCAAGAGCAGGTGAGGCAGGAAAAGGATTTGCTGTGGTTGCAGATGAAGTGAGAAATCTTGCTGAAAAATCAAGAGAATATGTTGAAAATATAACTGAAACAATCGTTGAACTGATAGGAGAAATAAACTCTATATCAGAAAAGATATCCATCAACTCACAGAACGTAAGTGGTCTTGCTCAAAAGTCAAAAAGCGTTGAGGAAGACGTAAATAGTGTGTCTAAAGTAATGGAAGAAACTGTAAAAGTATCAGAAGATGCATCTGAGTCTATAAAGGTCATTGTCAGAGAAATAAAAAGCATAATACAGGAGATAGAAAAGATAAATCAACTTTCTTCAGCAAATACGAGAAGTGTTGAAGAGATAGCAAAAGCCGCTGAACATCTGTACTCTATGACAGAACAGCTCAGTAGAATACTGGAAGAGTTCCAGACTTAG
- a CDS encoding YgaP-like transmembrane domain: MSKSAIRAQRFMMGTLLLIAMILLNIGQDWGKYIVYFIIFMLYLSAFTGFCPSDAVFEKLFGKRKTE, encoded by the coding sequence ATGTCAAAGTCAGCGATAAGAGCACAGAGATTTATGATGGGAACTCTTCTCCTTATAGCTATGATACTTCTAAATATCGGTCAGGATTGGGGAAAGTATATCGTTTACTTCATCATATTTATGCTGTACCTTTCAGCATTCACAGGTTTCTGTCCTTCTGACGCTGTGTTTGAAAAGCTGTTTGGGAAAAGGAAAACTGAATGA
- a CDS encoding ATP-dependent helicase, whose protein sequence is MKEIRIKLNKQQEEAVLHFGSPLLVLAGAGSGKTRVITQKIVYMVENLSIPINRILAITFTNKAAQEMKERVVKALGLEYQPQWITTFHSLSAKILRIEAENLEYSRDFVIYDEEDSKKAIKDVLKEMNLDSEVYKPEKIRNVISQIKQNLDESVLDFYAFTMPHLPEIFKKYNHHLALSNAMDFDDLLINVVKLFRENPEIKKSWQDRFDYVLVDEYQDTNLVQHEILKLIVGNRDCVTVVGDPQQCIYTWRGANPDNILEFEKDFPKTRIIKLERNYRSTEKILSVANSVISSAKGRWKEKVLRLWTEKKGDDDVYLISLETDKRESEFISKKISSLIKEGYQYGDFAVLIRMSYLSRNIEESMIKTGIPYQVVGGVKFYERAEIKDILAYIRFALQPKDTQAFKRIINLPPRGIGEKTIQKVQQYYETDWLQALEDAYQHLSKKAQLRVQEFLEIVEYIRKYGNEKPSETARYVVSALDYENYLENKYKDWEDRVANIHELFNALKEVEKSGKTFLEFLEESSLSQAQDSLENSNSVKIMTVHASKGLEFPVVFIAGLEDGLFPSGRAFEDIEQMEEERRLFYVAITRAKEKVFITYARKRATFSGRINETKPSRFLRDIKKKVKVLSDRKKERKKFPPTCLNSDIRAGQLVKHEKFGKGVVLSVSDNRATVIFETAGQKTIIKDFLKKI, encoded by the coding sequence TTGAAGGAAATAAGAATCAAACTAAACAAACAGCAGGAAGAAGCTGTACTGCATTTTGGTTCACCACTACTCGTGCTTGCAGGAGCAGGTTCAGGAAAAACGAGAGTTATCACTCAGAAGATTGTGTATATGGTTGAAAATCTTTCCATTCCCATAAACAGAATTCTTGCTATAACATTTACAAACAAAGCAGCTCAGGAAATGAAAGAGAGGGTGGTGAAAGCCCTTGGTCTTGAATATCAACCTCAGTGGATAACAACCTTCCACAGTTTGTCAGCAAAGATACTCAGGATAGAAGCTGAAAACTTAGAATACAGCAGAGATTTTGTTATATATGACGAAGAAGACAGTAAGAAAGCAATAAAAGATGTTCTAAAAGAGATGAATCTGGACAGCGAAGTTTACAAACCAGAAAAAATAAGGAATGTTATCAGCCAGATAAAACAGAATTTAGACGAATCGGTTCTTGATTTTTATGCGTTCACAATGCCCCATTTACCAGAAATCTTCAAGAAATACAATCACCATCTTGCCCTCAGTAATGCCATGGACTTTGATGACCTGCTGATAAATGTTGTTAAACTGTTTAGAGAAAATCCTGAAATCAAAAAATCCTGGCAGGACAGATTTGATTATGTACTGGTGGATGAGTATCAGGATACAAACCTTGTTCAGCATGAGATACTGAAACTGATAGTCGGAAATAGGGACTGTGTAACAGTTGTTGGAGACCCACAGCAGTGTATATACACCTGGCGAGGAGCAAATCCAGACAACATATTAGAGTTTGAAAAGGACTTTCCAAAAACAAGGATTATAAAGTTAGAGAGGAATTACCGCTCTACAGAAAAAATACTGTCTGTTGCAAACTCTGTTATATCTTCTGCAAAAGGAAGATGGAAAGAAAAAGTGCTAAGACTGTGGACAGAAAAAAAAGGAGATGATGATGTTTACCTTATATCACTTGAAACAGACAAAAGAGAGAGTGAGTTTATCAGTAAGAAAATCAGCTCTCTGATTAAAGAAGGCTACCAGTATGGAGATTTTGCTGTTCTGATAAGGATGTCTTATCTGTCAAGGAATATAGAAGAATCCATGATAAAAACAGGAATACCATATCAGGTAGTTGGAGGAGTTAAGTTTTACGAAAGAGCAGAAATAAAAGATATCCTCGCATACATCAGGTTTGCTCTTCAGCCAAAGGACACACAGGCATTTAAAAGGATAATAAACCTTCCTCCAAGGGGAATTGGAGAAAAAACTATCCAGAAAGTGCAGCAGTATTATGAGACAGACTGGTTGCAGGCGTTGGAAGATGCATACCAGCATCTGTCAAAAAAAGCTCAGCTGAGGGTTCAGGAATTTTTAGAAATTGTTGAGTACATCAGAAAGTACGGTAATGAAAAACCATCAGAGACTGCAAGATATGTTGTTAGTGCACTGGATTATGAGAACTATTTGGAAAACAAGTACAAAGATTGGGAAGACAGGGTTGCAAACATTCATGAGTTGTTTAATGCTTTAAAAGAGGTAGAAAAGTCAGGAAAGACATTTCTGGAATTTCTTGAAGAAAGCTCCCTATCTCAGGCTCAGGATAGTTTAGAAAACTCAAACTCTGTAAAGATTATGACTGTTCATGCTTCAAAAGGTCTTGAGTTTCCTGTTGTTTTTATAGCAGGTCTTGAAGATGGTCTATTTCCAAGTGGCAGAGCCTTTGAGGATATTGAACAGATGGAAGAAGAGAGGAGACTGTTTTATGTTGCAATAACAAGGGCAAAAGAGAAGGTATTTATCACATATGCGAGAAAAAGGGCTACATTTAGTGGACGTATTAATGAAACAAAGCCATCCCGTTTTCTGAGAGATATAAAGAAAAAGGTAAAGGTGCTGTCAGACAGAAAAAAGGAGAGAAAAAAGTTTCCTCCAACCTGTCTAAATTCTGATATCAGAGCAGGACAGCTCGTAAAACACGAAAAGTTCGGCAAAGGAGTTGTACTTTCCGTTTCAGACAACAGAGCAACTGTAATATTTGAAACTGCCGGACAGAAAACAATAATAAAGGACTTTCTGAAAAAAATCTAA
- a CDS encoding DnaJ domain-containing protein, whose amino-acid sequence MDYYKILGVSRNATPEEIKKAFRQKAKKYHPDINPEYSNLFKQITQAYNTLIDPEKRKRYDNSLKALEKRDFGKIVGDLIAEFLGFHTKPVRGEDITVNLEISVEEGYYGTEKSIVYKRKVKCNHCQGKGLSSNSRINLCTKCGGKGRVKKGFLEIPCIKCFGRGFIIKNPCKVCRGRGIIKKVEKKRIQIPAGLTDKQKVVVEKGGNDGLNGGDTGNLYLKIRFKKGRFILKGRDIITKIYLSKDYIKENRFISVTDIEGQSLKIEIGSTDRPTKYRIKNKGYRDYTGKRGDFIVYLIPE is encoded by the coding sequence ATGGACTACTATAAAATCCTTGGGGTGAGCAGAAATGCCACCCCTGAGGAGATAAAAAAAGCCTTTCGTCAGAAAGCAAAAAAGTATCACCCAGATATAAATCCTGAGTACTCAAATCTGTTCAAACAGATTACGCAGGCTTACAACACCCTTATAGATCCTGAAAAAAGGAAAAGATACGATAATTCATTAAAAGCATTAGAAAAGAGGGACTTTGGGAAGATAGTAGGAGACCTTATTGCTGAATTCTTAGGTTTTCACACAAAGCCTGTTAGAGGTGAAGACATTACAGTGAATTTAGAGATTTCAGTTGAAGAAGGGTATTACGGAACTGAAAAAAGTATTGTTTATAAGAGAAAAGTAAAGTGTAATCACTGTCAGGGAAAAGGTTTATCTTCAAATTCCCGTATCAATCTATGTACAAAATGTGGTGGAAAAGGTAGAGTAAAAAAAGGATTTTTAGAAATTCCCTGTATAAAATGCTTTGGTAGAGGTTTCATCATAAAAAATCCCTGCAAAGTCTGCAGAGGTAGAGGGATTATCAAAAAGGTTGAGAAAAAGAGAATCCAAATACCTGCAGGGCTAACAGATAAACAAAAGGTAGTCGTTGAAAAAGGAGGGAATGATGGGCTTAATGGGGGGGATACAGGAAATCTCTACCTGAAAATAAGGTTCAAAAAAGGAAGGTTTATACTAAAAGGCAGAGATATCATAACAAAGATATATCTGTCTAAAGATTACATAAAAGAAAACAGATTTATCAGCGTTACAGACATTGAAGGTCAAAGTCTTAAAATAGAGATAGGCAGTACTGACAGACCTACAAAGTACAGAATAAAAAACAAAGGTTATAGAGACTACACTGGAAAGAGAGGAGACTTTATTGTTTATTTAATTCCTGAATGA
- a CDS encoding metallophosphoesterase family protein translates to MRFVHISDTHLGYHQYGLKERAEDFFDVFLEAVEFAISKKVDFVLHTGDFFHSSRPSNHIILQGMEIVEKLKNANIPLFVISGNHDRGSHIRDVSPLRVLQPVGLKLIDKGVVEHEGVFIGGLKYISKAGLRRISLREILEQYLEKMKNGFKILMLHQEFQPFFPDSALYSDREIPEGFDYVGIGHYHIAQVPFSVNGSTVVYPGSTEFTAYNEKEEEKGKGFYFVNVDKGDIRAEFIKLSRVRPFIYVDFNEEDIDGTLKEIKESLDKIEKDKKPVLVLRGKIRNLSIADVYKIIESEGIDREKILHVQLNLTKEIKDITDSIRVVSISDEYIKEEIKKLIDDPQLSSHLIEIIQHLKSIDNIDEVKKILKENPEILEM, encoded by the coding sequence ATGAGATTTGTTCATATATCAGACACACACCTTGGATATCACCAGTACGGTTTAAAGGAGAGGGCTGAGGACTTTTTTGACGTTTTTTTAGAAGCTGTTGAGTTCGCTATTTCTAAAAAGGTTGATTTTGTCCTGCATACAGGAGATTTCTTCCATTCTTCCCGCCCTTCAAATCATATAATCCTTCAGGGAATGGAAATAGTAGAAAAACTTAAAAATGCAAACATTCCATTATTTGTGATATCGGGAAATCACGACAGGGGAAGCCACATAAGGGATGTTTCTCCTCTTCGTGTACTTCAGCCTGTTGGACTGAAACTGATTGATAAAGGGGTTGTAGAACATGAAGGTGTTTTTATAGGAGGGTTAAAATATATATCAAAAGCAGGTCTGAGGAGGATATCCCTCAGGGAGATCTTAGAGCAGTATCTGGAAAAAATGAAAAACGGATTTAAAATACTGATGTTGCATCAGGAATTTCAACCATTTTTCCCCGATTCAGCCCTATATTCAGATAGAGAAATACCTGAAGGATTTGATTATGTTGGTATAGGACACTACCATATTGCCCAGGTACCATTTTCAGTAAATGGTTCAACAGTCGTATATCCCGGTTCAACAGAATTTACAGCCTACAATGAAAAAGAGGAAGAAAAAGGTAAGGGATTTTATTTTGTTAATGTTGATAAAGGAGATATCAGGGCAGAATTTATAAAACTTTCAAGAGTAAGACCTTTTATATATGTGGACTTTAATGAGGAAGATATTGACGGCACTTTAAAGGAAATAAAGGAAAGTTTAGACAAGATAGAAAAAGATAAAAAACCTGTACTGGTTTTAAGGGGAAAGATAAGGAATCTATCTATAGCAGATGTGTACAAAATAATAGAGAGTGAAGGAATTGACAGAGAAAAAATTCTCCACGTACAACTGAATCTAACAAAAGAGATTAAAGATATAACTGATAGTATCAGAGTTGTAAGTATCAGCGATGAATACATAAAAGAAGAGATAAAAAAGCTTATCGATGACCCACAACTTTCCTCTCATCTAATAGAGATCATACAACATCTAAAATCTATTGATAACATTGATGAGGTGAAAAAGATTCTGAAAGAAAATCCTGAAATTTTAGAGATGTAG
- a CDS encoding nucleotide exchange factor GrpE, producing MEEEKKEQEKNQEEQLQKCMEENEKLKNEIDQLREKLQKTEEAAKKLSMLYQTVQSEFEAYKERMRREKEEAREEGALRVAKGFMEIVDNFEKALESAKSTTDINALLKGVQMIHYQLTRFLQEQGIEKIDTSSGFNPLEHEAVETVVSTQYKPNEIVKVIQTGYKFRGKTIRPAKVIVAIPPEEREEVT from the coding sequence ATGGAAGAAGAAAAAAAGGAGCAAGAGAAAAATCAGGAAGAACAGCTCCAAAAATGTATGGAAGAAAATGAAAAACTAAAGAATGAGATTGATCAGCTCAGAGAAAAACTGCAGAAGACAGAAGAAGCAGCTAAAAAACTGAGCATGCTGTACCAGACTGTTCAGAGTGAGTTTGAGGCATATAAGGAGAGAATGAGGAGGGAAAAGGAGGAAGCAAGAGAGGAAGGAGCATTGAGAGTTGCAAAGGGATTTATGGAGATTGTTGATAACTTTGAAAAGGCACTGGAAAGTGCAAAATCAACAACAGATATTAACGCTCTTTTGAAAGGTGTTCAGATGATACATTATCAGTTGACCAGGTTCCTTCAGGAGCAGGGTATAGAAAAAATAGATACAAGTTCAGGTTTTAATCCGCTGGAACACGAAGCAGTTGAAACAGTTGTGTCAACACAGTACAAACCTAACGAAATTGTTAAGGTAATACAGACAGGATACAAATTCAGGGGAAAAACAATCAGACCTGCAAAAGTAATAGTTGCCATTCCTCCTGAGGAGAGGGAAGAAGTTACCTGA
- a CDS encoding aldo/keto reductase, with protein MEYRILGSTGLKVSVICVGAMTFTEKGWRTAGSMDFSEIKRVVDTAIDNGVNFFDTADIYAFGESEELLGKALGDKKNDVIIATKVRGVMSEDPNDRGLSRYHIFKSIDKSLKRLGRDYIDLYQVHWWDNFTPIEETLEALNDLVRMGKVRYIGISDFAGWQIARSVTLQEMKGYSKFVSAQMYYSLLGRDIEFEVVPACQHLGLGILAWSPLAGGFLTGKYSRENLPEDSRYARMEKPFLRFDFEKGYFVVDELRKIAQKYEASVSQVALNWVKSKPFISSIIIGVRSVNQLLDNLGCVSWDLSEEDVEYLDQITQVERPYPQWFLDMFADL; from the coding sequence ATGGAATACAGGATCTTAGGCAGTACAGGACTGAAGGTTTCTGTTATATGTGTTGGAGCCATGACATTCACAGAAAAAGGATGGAGAACAGCTGGGAGTATGGATTTTTCAGAGATAAAAAGGGTTGTTGATACTGCAATAGATAATGGAGTGAACTTCTTTGACACTGCCGACATATACGCATTTGGAGAATCAGAGGAACTTTTAGGAAAAGCTCTTGGAGATAAAAAAAATGATGTTATCATTGCAACAAAAGTAAGGGGTGTCATGTCAGAAGATCCTAATGATAGAGGCCTTTCCAGATACCATATATTTAAATCCATTGACAAATCTCTGAAAAGACTTGGTAGAGATTATATAGACCTGTATCAGGTTCACTGGTGGGACAACTTTACGCCCATTGAGGAAACTTTAGAAGCATTAAATGACCTCGTCAGAATGGGAAAAGTCAGGTATATAGGCATATCAGACTTTGCAGGATGGCAGATTGCAAGGTCTGTAACTCTTCAGGAGATGAAAGGATACTCAAAGTTTGTGTCAGCACAGATGTACTACTCCCTTTTAGGAAGGGATATAGAGTTTGAAGTGGTTCCGGCCTGTCAGCACCTTGGTCTGGGAATACTGGCATGGAGCCCACTGGCAGGCGGATTTTTAACGGGAAAATACTCAAGGGAAAATCTTCCAGAAGATTCCCGTTATGCAAGAATGGAGAAACCTTTCTTAAGGTTTGATTTTGAAAAGGGATATTTCGTTGTTGACGAGCTAAGGAAAATTGCCCAGAAATATGAGGCTTCCGTATCACAGGTTGCATTAAACTGGGTTAAATCAAAACCTTTCATAAGTTCAATAATTATCGGAGTCAGGTCAGTAAACCAGCTGTTAGACAATTTAGGGTGCGTCAGCTGGGATTTATCAGAGGAAGATGTGGAGTATTTAGACCAGATAACCCAGGTGGAAAGACCCTATCCACAGTGGTTTTTAGATATGTTTGCTGACCTTTAA
- a CDS encoding ABC transporter ATP-binding protein yields the protein MYSWQKIFQEVKKYRRELVLGHIFAVIATLISIPTPLFLPLLVDEVLLNKPGIFIETYQKFFGTGNPVTYTLTALIIVLIMRFLFFVFNALQSKIFTKISKSVTYKIRENLLNHLKDVSMSEFETVGSGAIASKLITDINTIDDFIGKTVSRLIISVLTIIGVAVVLILINWKLGLLIVFLNPVVIYFTTVVGRKIGKLKGIENKAIEKFQERLTETLDLFWQIRASNREKSFVQSVLETAKEVKETSIEFGWKSDAAGRLSMLVFLSGYEMFRAVSILFVAYSDLTIGLMLAIFGYLWVMMTPVQELLSIQYAFHSGEAALRRINEILKMKKEPKYPHILNPFKNRQTCSVRLKDVYFSYDGENYVLQEINITAEEGKKIAIVGASGSGKTTLAHIMVGFYPVDRGDVLYDNISVKEIGLDVVRENVFLVLQSPMMFNDTVRFNLTLGKNIPENRIWEALEIAQMKDVVEGLPQKLDTLIGKNGIRLSGGQKQRLAIARMILQNPKIVILDESTSALDTHTEYKLFKALQKYLEKRTTIIIAHRLSTVQQADYIYVLDRGRVVEEGTHQELMEREGIYNQFMKKHFMR from the coding sequence ATGTACAGCTGGCAGAAGATATTTCAGGAAGTTAAGAAATACAGAAGGGAACTTGTCTTAGGTCATATATTTGCTGTTATTGCCACACTGATAAGCATACCCACACCTCTATTTTTACCGCTTTTAGTTGATGAGGTACTATTAAATAAGCCAGGTATATTCATTGAAACGTATCAGAAATTTTTTGGGACAGGAAATCCTGTAACCTACACGCTGACAGCTCTGATTATTGTTCTGATTATGAGATTTCTGTTTTTTGTTTTCAACGCTCTTCAGTCAAAGATATTTACAAAGATATCAAAAAGTGTCACCTACAAAATCAGAGAAAACCTCCTCAACCATCTCAAAGATGTATCCATGTCAGAGTTTGAAACAGTAGGTAGTGGAGCAATAGCATCAAAACTGATAACAGACATAAATACTATAGATGATTTTATTGGAAAAACAGTAAGCAGACTTATAATATCTGTCCTGACCATAATCGGCGTAGCTGTTGTACTTATTTTGATAAACTGGAAGCTGGGACTTTTGATTGTTTTTCTCAATCCTGTTGTTATATATTTCACTACTGTTGTAGGAAGAAAGATTGGAAAACTGAAAGGTATTGAAAATAAAGCTATTGAGAAATTTCAGGAAAGATTAACAGAGACATTAGATCTTTTCTGGCAGATAAGGGCAAGCAACAGAGAAAAATCATTTGTTCAGTCTGTTTTGGAAACAGCAAAAGAGGTAAAGGAAACATCTATTGAGTTCGGATGGAAAAGTGATGCAGCAGGAAGACTGTCTATGCTTGTTTTCCTCTCTGGATACGAGATGTTCAGAGCAGTAAGCATACTATTTGTTGCATACTCAGACCTTACCATTGGTCTGATGCTTGCTATTTTTGGTTATTTATGGGTAATGATGACACCTGTTCAGGAACTTCTTTCTATACAGTACGCATTCCATTCGGGAGAAGCAGCACTTAGAAGGATAAATGAAATTCTTAAAATGAAAAAAGAACCAAAGTATCCTCATATACTTAACCCATTCAAAAACAGACAGACCTGCTCAGTAAGATTAAAAGATGTTTACTTTTCTTACGATGGAGAAAATTACGTACTGCAGGAAATCAATATTACGGCAGAAGAAGGAAAAAAAATTGCTATAGTGGGAGCAAGTGGAAGCGGGAAAACGACACTTGCCCACATAATGGTAGGTTTTTACCCTGTGGACAGAGGGGATGTTCTCTACGACAATATATCTGTAAAAGAGATAGGGCTTGATGTTGTAAGGGAGAACGTTTTCCTCGTCCTTCAGAGCCCCATGATGTTCAACGACACAGTTAGATTTAATCTTACCCTGGGTAAAAACATTCCAGAAAACAGAATCTGGGAAGCACTGGAAATAGCCCAGATGAAAGATGTGGTAGAAGGTCTGCCCCAGAAACTGGACACCCTGATTGGCAAAAACGGAATAAGGCTCTCAGGTGGACAGAAACAGAGGCTTGCCATAGCTAGAATGATACTTCAAAACCCAAAAATAGTGATATTAGATGAATCAACTTCAGCCCTTGACACACATACAGAGTATAAACTGTTCAAAGCTCTACAGAAATATCTGGAAAAAAGAACAACAATAATTATCGCCCACAGACTCAGTACAGTTCAGCAGGCAGATTACATATACGTTCTGGATAGGGGAAGAGTAGTGGAGGAAGGAACCCATCAGGAATTGATGGAAAGAGAAGGAATCTACAACCAGTTTATGAAAAAACACTTTATGAGATAA
- a CDS encoding NYN domain-containing protein, whose protein sequence is MHTSGKSRQLFKNQRVAVFVDIQNLYYSARDAFNRKVDFEKVLYTVLDGRVLVRAIAYLVKLHGVDQKGFINTLRHIGYQVREKEPKVFKRLDENGNLWTTVKADWDMGIAMDAISLAEKIDVAILASGDGDFVELVRYLHTKGVKVEIAAFKQTAAKELIEIADEFIDLTSFGEEIFL, encoded by the coding sequence ATGCATACATCAGGAAAATCAAGACAGCTGTTTAAAAATCAGCGGGTTGCAGTTTTTGTTGACATACAGAACCTGTACTATTCGGCAAGGGATGCCTTTAACAGAAAGGTAGATTTTGAAAAAGTTTTATACACGGTACTTGATGGGAGAGTCCTTGTAAGGGCGATAGCTTACCTTGTTAAACTTCACGGTGTTGACCAGAAAGGATTTATAAATACACTCAGGCACATAGGATACCAGGTCAGGGAAAAAGAACCAAAAGTTTTTAAGAGACTTGATGAGAATGGAAATTTATGGACAACAGTAAAAGCAGACTGGGATATGGGAATTGCTATGGATGCTATTTCCCTTGCAGAGAAGATAGATGTTGCCATTTTGGCCAGTGGTGATGGAGATTTTGTAGAGCTGGTAAGATACTTGCACACAAAAGGTGTAAAGGTAGAAATAGCTGCATTCAAGCAGACAGCAGCAAAAGAACTTATTGAGATTGCAGATGAGTTTATTGATCTGACGTCTTTTGGAGAAGAGATATTTCTATGA